A single Dongia rigui DNA region contains:
- a CDS encoding ComEC/Rec2 family competence protein: MPGLSWERIEEFIAAQRPNWPGWAAVALGAGIAVYFGLPIEPALWVGPCLILASVALAVLARRRPLALIIVGALLTGSLGFAVASWRADWVGAPQLSRSLYRADVTGRVVEVELYPGSLRVTLDGLAISTAKDGVLDAAILPAQVRIKLAKASEEIQIGDWIKVVADLQPPAPPAMPGAFDFRRQAFFERLGGVGFSLQPAVKIEGGQAHASPIAGLLDWFDALRLTIGRRIQAELPGATGAMAMALIVGNQTALRADDVQAMRDSGLAHLTSISGLHIGLAAGIFFFGVRALLALVPPVALRFDIKKWAAVLALGGAFFYAGLAGMPVPTERALVMTGVFFCAILLDRSPISMRVIAFAAIVVLLLAPEALIGASFQMSFAAVLGLVRVFDGGRAQFSALRRVGRDAPDFFGRVIGVAERGGVWLGTLMVTSLIASLMTAPYAAYHFNRLTLYGIAANMLAVPLTGFWIMPLAVLALLAMPFGLEHWPLVAMGWGCDVIIAIAHWVADWPGAVFLIPAMPIIGLLTASLGLVWLCLVIGRWKWLGLALLLIGCLSPATQRPPEILAFAGGQSSRLVAILEPDGLYHFSSIRSAKISAETWMRRNAQEKRLPFPQPPLPEMPLNTHQARIDAMRAPKQIAAADMPGSGDCTADWCRFDTRMGYIAVALTEAGAGPACLTARLVISLEPIEDGCRSAERVIDFFDLWRHGTHAITINADGSFVVTRAFDTGERPWTLQRFAKTAQPMEAAPSAESGISTGASGQSDDPGS; the protein is encoded by the coding sequence ATGCCCGGCCTGTCCTGGGAACGTATTGAGGAGTTTATCGCCGCACAGCGCCCCAATTGGCCGGGCTGGGCCGCGGTCGCCCTTGGTGCCGGGATCGCAGTCTATTTTGGCCTGCCGATAGAGCCGGCGCTTTGGGTCGGTCCTTGTTTGATCTTGGCTTCAGTCGCGTTGGCCGTTCTGGCCCGCCGGCGGCCCCTGGCGCTGATCATCGTCGGGGCGCTACTGACGGGCAGCCTCGGATTTGCTGTTGCCTCTTGGCGCGCCGATTGGGTGGGGGCACCCCAGCTCAGTCGGTCCCTCTACCGGGCCGATGTGACCGGGCGGGTGGTTGAGGTCGAGCTTTATCCCGGCAGCCTGCGCGTGACACTCGACGGACTCGCGATCTCGACTGCCAAAGACGGCGTTCTCGATGCCGCCATTTTACCGGCGCAGGTCCGGATCAAGCTCGCCAAGGCCAGCGAAGAGATCCAGATCGGCGATTGGATCAAGGTCGTGGCCGATCTGCAGCCGCCAGCCCCGCCGGCCATGCCGGGCGCGTTCGACTTTCGACGTCAGGCTTTTTTCGAACGACTGGGCGGTGTCGGTTTTTCACTGCAACCGGCGGTGAAGATCGAAGGCGGACAGGCCCATGCCTCTCCCATCGCAGGCCTGCTCGATTGGTTCGATGCCCTGCGCCTCACTATCGGGCGGCGCATCCAGGCGGAACTGCCGGGCGCCACCGGTGCGATGGCAATGGCGCTGATCGTCGGCAACCAGACGGCCTTGCGGGCCGATGATGTCCAGGCCATGCGGGATTCGGGCCTTGCGCATCTCACCTCGATCTCCGGGCTTCATATCGGTCTTGCCGCCGGCATCTTTTTTTTCGGCGTGCGCGCCCTGCTGGCCTTGGTGCCGCCGGTGGCGCTGCGCTTCGATATCAAGAAATGGGCGGCTGTGCTGGCCCTCGGCGGCGCCTTCTTCTACGCAGGTCTTGCCGGCATGCCGGTGCCTACCGAGCGCGCATTGGTCATGACCGGTGTGTTCTTTTGCGCCATCCTGCTGGACCGCTCGCCGATATCGATGCGGGTCATCGCTTTTGCGGCCATCGTCGTGCTGCTGCTGGCACCGGAAGCCCTGATCGGTGCCAGCTTCCAGATGTCCTTTGCGGCCGTCCTGGGATTGGTGCGCGTCTTTGACGGCGGGCGCGCGCAGTTCTCGGCGCTGCGCCGTGTCGGCCGCGACGCGCCGGATTTCTTTGGCCGCGTCATCGGTGTGGCCGAGCGGGGTGGCGTCTGGCTCGGCACCCTGATGGTGACCAGCCTCATCGCCAGCCTGATGACGGCGCCTTACGCCGCCTATCACTTCAACCGGCTGACCCTCTACGGCATCGCCGCCAACATGCTGGCCGTACCGCTGACCGGTTTCTGGATCATGCCGCTGGCTGTCCTGGCCTTGCTGGCGATGCCGTTCGGGTTGGAGCATTGGCCCCTGGTCGCAATGGGATGGGGCTGTGATGTCATCATCGCCATCGCGCATTGGGTGGCGGATTGGCCCGGGGCGGTCTTTCTCATTCCTGCTATGCCGATTATCGGCCTGTTGACCGCGAGCCTGGGTCTCGTCTGGCTCTGCCTTGTCATCGGCCGATGGAAATGGCTGGGCCTCGCCTTGCTCTTGATTGGTTGCCTGTCGCCGGCGACGCAGCGCCCGCCGGAAATCCTCGCCTTCGCCGGCGGGCAAAGCAGCCGCTTGGTGGCGATTCTGGAGCCGGACGGCCTCTATCACTTCAGCTCGATACGTTCGGCCAAGATCTCGGCGGAAACCTGGATGCGCCGAAACGCGCAGGAGAAGCGCCTGCCATTTCCACAGCCGCCGCTGCCGGAGATGCCCCTGAACACGCACCAGGCGCGCATTGACGCGATGCGCGCACCAAAACAGATCGCCGCGGCGGACATGCCAGGCTCTGGCGACTGCACGGCGGATTGGTGCCGCTTCGACACGCGGATGGGTTATATCGCCGTGGCGCTGACGGAAGCAGGTGCAGGGCCTGCCTGCCTGACGGCGCGGCTCGTCATCAGTCTGGAGCCGATCGAAGACGGCTGCCGTTCGGCCGAGCGCGTCATCGATTTCTTCGACCTGTGGCGGCATGGAACACATGCCATCACGATCAACGCCGACGGTTCATTCGTGGTAACGCGCGCTTTCGATACGGGCGAGCGGCCCTGGACCCTGCAACGCTTTGCAAAAACGGCGCAGCCGATGGAGGCCGCGCCGTCTGCAGAAAGCGGGATCAGTACTGGCGCATCAGGCCAATCAGACGACCCTGGATCTTGA
- the lexA gene encoding transcriptional repressor LexA: MLTRKQRELLQFIQDRLGETGVSPSFDEMKDALGLKSKSGVHRLITGLEERGFIRRLPHRARALEVMRLAEDQVGGKPAPATPAAADREPARRGFTPSVIQGDFTPTLPGAVVAQAGHTVQLPLYGKIAAGTPIEALRDNSNAVDVPAGMLGRGEHYALSVEGDSMIDAGIHEGDTVLIERCENAENGTIVVALVDNNEVTLKRLRRKGDSIALEPANPNHKTRIFGPDRVKIQGRLIGLMRQY; the protein is encoded by the coding sequence ATGTTGACCAGAAAACAGCGCGAATTGCTGCAGTTCATCCAGGACCGCCTCGGCGAGACCGGCGTGTCGCCGTCGTTCGATGAAATGAAGGATGCGCTGGGCCTGAAGTCGAAATCGGGCGTGCATCGCCTGATTACCGGCCTTGAGGAACGCGGCTTCATTCGCCGCCTGCCGCATCGGGCCCGTGCGCTCGAAGTGATGCGTCTGGCCGAGGATCAAGTGGGCGGCAAGCCAGCACCGGCGACGCCGGCTGCGGCCGATCGCGAACCCGCGCGCCGCGGTTTCACTCCCAGCGTGATTCAAGGCGATTTCACCCCCACCCTGCCCGGCGCTGTCGTGGCGCAGGCCGGCCACACCGTGCAACTGCCGCTCTATGGCAAGATCGCGGCCGGCACGCCGATCGAAGCCTTGCGCGACAACAGCAATGCCGTCGACGTGCCCGCGGGCATGCTCGGCCGTGGTGAGCATTATGCGCTCTCTGTCGAAGGCGATTCCATGATCGACGCCGGCATCCATGAGGGCGACACCGTCCTCATCGAGCGCTGCGAGAATGCCGAGAACGGCACCATCGTCGTGGCACTGGTCGACAACAATGAAGTCACGCTGAAGCGCCTGCGCCGCAAAGGCGATTCCATCGCACTCGAGCCGGCCAATCCCAATCACAAGACGCGGATTTTTGGCCCCGATCGGGTCAAGATCCAGGGTCGTCTGATTGGCCTGATGCGCCAGTACTGA
- a CDS encoding lysozyme inhibitor LprI family protein, producing the protein MMSLFKGLGAAAIVLAAITWGGQAKADCEDPKNAFDDVYCYSKLYIEADGDLNKAYGELTKLLSKDEKATLKKGELAWMRARNGKCSKQEGDDNFVDLDCAVEETRHRIAFLEERTQECKASKCQSSKLGD; encoded by the coding sequence ATGATGAGTCTTTTCAAAGGTCTGGGTGCCGCCGCGATTGTGTTGGCAGCGATAACATGGGGCGGCCAGGCGAAAGCGGATTGCGAAGACCCGAAGAACGCCTTTGACGACGTCTATTGCTACTCCAAGCTCTATATCGAAGCAGATGGCGATCTCAACAAGGCCTATGGCGAACTTACGAAGCTGCTCTCCAAAGACGAAAAGGCGACGCTGAAGAAGGGCGAGCTGGCCTGGATGCGGGCGCGCAATGGCAAATGCAGCAAGCAGGAAGGCGACGACAACTTCGTCGACCTCGATTGCGCCGTCGAAGAAACGCGGCATCGCATCGCCTTCCTCGAAGAACGTACCCAGGAATGCAAGGCGAGCAAGTGCCAGTCAAGCAAGCTCGGGGATTAA
- a CDS encoding molybdopterin molybdotransferase MoeA produces MLPVAEAQQRILSTFAPLVGEVVGIDRAVGRVLSAPVVARLSQPPAAVSAMDGYAVRAADLGALPVKLRVIGTIAAGIAPAVTLKPGQAARIFTGAILPGASDTIVIQENCDRDGDHVTVREGSTTLGQHVRAGGNDFRLGEVGLEAGRLLSARDIALAAAMNWPSLSVTRRPRVALLSTGDELQHPGEPLGPAQIIASNGIGLAAFVTACGGEPINLGIARDNMADLHRALDGARGADVLVTTGGASVGELDLIQQALKDKGAKLDFWKIAMRPGKPVMFGTLGALPVLGLPGNPVSAIVTATLFLRPLIQHLLGQKGIDTQPVFARLGTALKANDQRQDYLRATLTRGADGSVVASPFPKQDSAMLSLIAKADALIIRPPHAPAAKEGDVTEILPLSGGCLGI; encoded by the coding sequence ATGCTGCCGGTCGCCGAAGCGCAGCAACGCATCCTCAGCACCTTCGCACCGCTCGTCGGCGAAGTGGTCGGTATTGACCGCGCCGTTGGCCGCGTCCTTTCTGCACCCGTCGTGGCGCGCCTGTCGCAGCCGCCGGCCGCCGTCTCTGCCATGGACGGCTATGCCGTGCGGGCGGCCGACCTTGGTGCCCTGCCGGTGAAGCTCCGCGTGATCGGCACCATCGCTGCCGGCATCGCGCCGGCCGTCACGCTCAAGCCCGGCCAGGCGGCACGCATCTTCACGGGTGCCATCCTGCCGGGTGCCAGCGACACGATCGTCATCCAGGAAAACTGCGACCGCGACGGCGATCATGTCACTGTGCGCGAAGGCAGCACCACGCTTGGCCAGCATGTCCGCGCTGGCGGCAATGATTTTCGCCTCGGTGAAGTCGGGCTCGAAGCCGGCCGGCTGCTGAGCGCCCGCGACATCGCCCTGGCAGCTGCCATGAACTGGCCGAGCCTCAGCGTCACGCGCCGCCCGCGCGTCGCATTGCTCTCAACCGGCGATGAATTGCAGCATCCGGGCGAGCCGCTGGGACCGGCCCAGATCATCGCCTCGAACGGCATCGGCCTCGCCGCCTTCGTGACCGCTTGCGGCGGCGAACCCATCAATCTCGGCATCGCCCGCGACAACATGGCCGATCTCCACCGCGCCCTCGATGGTGCGCGCGGCGCCGATGTGCTGGTCACCACCGGCGGTGCCTCGGTTGGCGAGCTCGATCTCATCCAGCAGGCATTGAAGGACAAGGGGGCCAAGCTCGATTTCTGGAAGATCGCGATGCGCCCGGGCAAGCCCGTGATGTTCGGAACACTGGGCGCCCTGCCGGTCCTGGGTCTCCCCGGCAATCCGGTTTCGGCCATCGTCACGGCGACGCTGTTCCTGCGCCCTCTTATCCAGCACCTGCTGGGTCAGAAAGGGATCGATACGCAACCCGTCTTCGCCCGTTTGGGTACGGCCCTCAAAGCCAACGACCAGCGCCAGGACTACCTGCGCGCGACGCTCACCCGCGGCGCGGACGGCAGCGTGGTCGCAAGCCCCTTCCCGAAGCAGGACAGCGCGATGCTGTCCCTCATCGCCAAAGCCGACGCCCTCATCATCCGCCCGCCACATGCACCGGCGGCCAAGGAAGGCGATGTTACCGAGATTCTTCCGCTCAGCGGTGGATGCTTGGGAATCTGA
- the moaC gene encoding cyclic pyranopterin monophosphate synthase MoaC has protein sequence MSTLTHFDESGNARMVDVSDKDATERSATAKGSVYMSPTTLALIRDREVKKGDVLTVAQLAGIMGAKRTPDLIPLCHPLALTSVKVELQLDAARNAVDITATCKLVGKTGVEMEALTAVSVAALTVYDMVKAADKSMRIGDIRLVHKSGGKSGTYEAL, from the coding sequence ATGTCGACGCTCACCCATTTCGATGAGTCCGGCAATGCCCGCATGGTCGATGTGTCCGACAAGGATGCGACCGAACGATCGGCGACAGCCAAGGGCTCGGTCTACATGTCACCTACGACACTGGCGCTCATCCGCGATCGCGAGGTCAAGAAAGGCGACGTGCTGACGGTGGCGCAGCTTGCCGGTATCATGGGCGCCAAGCGCACGCCCGATCTCATTCCGCTCTGCCATCCCCTGGCGCTTACCTCGGTGAAGGTCGAGCTGCAGTTGGATGCCGCACGCAATGCCGTCGACATCACCGCCACCTGCAAGCTGGTTGGCAAGACGGGTGTCGAGATGGAGGCCCTGACCGCCGTCTCGGTCGCCGCCCTTACCGTCTACGACATGGTGAAGGCGGCCGATAAGAGCATGCGCATCGGCGACATTCGCCTGGTGCACAAGAGCGGCGGCAAGTCCGGGACCTACGAGGCGCTCTGA
- the trpC gene encoding indole-3-glycerol phosphate synthase TrpC, whose protein sequence is MSDVLAQICDDKRVHVTACEKAVPLAEIRRRAEESQRSDPPRGFAARLEKAVQDGHFGLIAEIKKASPSKGLIRADFDPATLAKAYKAGGATCLSVLTDMPYFQGADAYLQQARAAVDLPALRKDFMLVPYQIYEARALGADCILLIMACLDDAQAAELEALAFSLGMDVLVEVHDAAEMTRALQLKSRLLGVNNRNLKTLAIDLATTEQLAAMAPKDKLLVAESGLYTTTDLERMNRIGASIFLVGESLMRQADVTAATRALLGARTPLNSAA, encoded by the coding sequence ATGAGCGACGTACTTGCCCAAATCTGCGATGACAAGCGCGTGCATGTGACCGCGTGCGAAAAGGCGGTGCCGCTGGCCGAGATCCGCCGCCGTGCCGAAGAGAGCCAACGCAGCGACCCGCCGCGTGGCTTCGCAGCGCGCCTTGAGAAGGCCGTGCAGGACGGGCATTTCGGCCTCATTGCCGAGATCAAGAAAGCCTCGCCCTCGAAGGGCCTGATCCGCGCCGATTTCGATCCCGCGACTCTTGCCAAGGCTTACAAGGCCGGCGGTGCCACCTGTCTTTCGGTGCTGACCGACATGCCCTATTTCCAGGGCGCCGATGCCTATCTGCAGCAGGCCCGGGCAGCAGTCGATTTGCCGGCGCTGCGCAAGGATTTCATGCTGGTGCCCTACCAGATCTATGAAGCGCGCGCTCTGGGCGCCGATTGCATTCTTCTCATCATGGCCTGCCTCGACGATGCGCAGGCTGCCGAGTTGGAGGCCCTCGCCTTCTCCCTCGGCATGGATGTGCTGGTTGAAGTGCATGATGCGGCGGAGATGACGCGCGCCTTGCAGCTGAAATCGCGGCTGCTCGGCGTCAATAACCGCAACCTTAAGACGCTCGCCATCGATCTCGCGACCACAGAACAGCTCGCCGCCATGGCACCGAAGGACAAGTTGCTGGTGGCCGAAAGCGGGCTCTACACCACCACCGACCTCGAACGCATGAACCGCATCGGCGCCTCGATCTTCCTGGTCGGCGAAAGCCTGATGCGCCAGGCCGATGTCACCGCCGCCACCCGGGCATTGCTTGGTGCCCGCACGCCGCTCAATTCGGCCGCCTGA
- the trpD gene encoding anthranilate phosphoribosyltransferase, translating into MSAATDLKALIGVVAQGKALSRAQAETAFNIIMTGEATPAQIGAFLMALRVRGETVDEITGAVSVMREKMTRIQAPQGAIDVCGTGGDGAGTLNISTAVAFVCAASGVTVAKHGNKAASSKSGAADILTSLGVNIDADMKVLEAALFEVGTSFLWAQKHHSAMRHVGPARVELGTRTIFNLMGPMSNPAGVKRQLIGVYSRQWLTPMADALRALGTEHAWLVHGSDGLDEITTTGPTHVVELRDGQLREFEISPEQFGLSRSTAAELKGGDPGQNAEALRGLFDGVVGPYRDIVRLNAAAALLVAGKVADIPQGLALAADALDSGKAKAKLKALVRFTTENTEDVLQ; encoded by the coding sequence GTGAGCGCCGCAACCGACCTCAAGGCCCTCATCGGCGTAGTGGCACAAGGAAAGGCCCTGTCGCGCGCACAAGCCGAGACGGCCTTCAACATCATCATGACCGGCGAAGCGACGCCGGCCCAGATCGGCGCCTTCCTGATGGCGCTGCGCGTGCGCGGCGAAACCGTCGACGAGATCACCGGCGCCGTCAGCGTGATGCGCGAAAAGATGACCCGCATCCAGGCGCCGCAGGGTGCCATTGATGTCTGCGGTACCGGCGGCGATGGTGCCGGCACGCTCAACATCTCGACCGCGGTCGCCTTCGTCTGTGCCGCCAGCGGCGTCACTGTCGCCAAGCACGGCAACAAAGCAGCCTCCTCGAAAAGCGGCGCCGCCGATATCCTCACCTCGCTCGGTGTCAATATCGATGCCGACATGAAGGTGCTGGAAGCGGCGCTGTTCGAGGTCGGCACCAGTTTCCTGTGGGCGCAGAAGCACCACAGCGCCATGCGCCATGTCGGCCCTGCCCGGGTCGAGCTTGGCACGCGTACCATCTTCAACCTGATGGGGCCGATGTCGAACCCGGCCGGCGTCAAGCGCCAATTGATCGGCGTCTATTCGCGGCAATGGCTGACGCCGATGGCCGATGCCCTGCGCGCCCTCGGCACCGAGCACGCCTGGCTGGTGCATGGCAGTGACGGCCTCGATGAGATCACCACCACCGGCCCGACCCATGTCGTCGAATTGCGCGACGGTCAGTTGCGCGAATTCGAAATCTCGCCAGAGCAGTTCGGCCTGTCGCGCAGCACGGCGGCGGAGTTGAAGGGCGGCGATCCGGGTCAGAATGCCGAGGCCCTGCGCGGATTGTTCGATGGCGTCGTCGGCCCCTATCGCGACATCGTCCGCCTCAATGCGGCTGCCGCATTGCTGGTGGCCGGCAAGGTCGCCGACATCCCGCAAGGTTTGGCGCTGGCGGCAGACGCGCTCGATTCCGGCAAAGCCAAGGCGAAGCTCAAGGCGCTGGTCCGTTTCACCACCGAGAACACCGAAGACGTGCTGCAATGA
- a CDS encoding anthranilate synthase component II, which yields MFILIDNYDSFTYNLYHYLGELGAEIEVYRNDQITVDAVMAKAPQGIILSPGPCDPDRAGICLDLIKTAAGKIPVLGVCLGHQAIGQAFGGKVVRAGKPMHGKMSHVHHGNKSVFQDLPNDFAATRYHSLVVDRETLPADLEITAETEDGTIMGLAHKTLPIAGVQFHPESIASEHGHKLLGNFLTSAGLNKLKAPASAKAVQ from the coding sequence ATGTTCATACTAATCGATAATTACGACAGCTTCACCTACAACCTGTATCATTACCTGGGCGAGCTCGGCGCCGAGATCGAAGTCTACCGCAACGATCAGATCACGGTGGACGCGGTGATGGCAAAGGCGCCCCAGGGCATCATCCTGTCGCCCGGCCCCTGCGACCCCGACCGCGCCGGCATCTGCCTCGACCTCATCAAGACGGCGGCTGGCAAGATTCCGGTGCTGGGGGTATGCCTGGGCCACCAGGCGATCGGCCAAGCCTTTGGCGGCAAAGTGGTTCGCGCCGGCAAGCCGATGCATGGCAAGATGTCCCATGTGCATCATGGCAACAAGAGCGTGTTCCAGGACCTGCCCAACGATTTCGCGGCGACCCGCTACCACTCGCTGGTTGTCGACAGGGAAACACTGCCAGCCGATCTCGAGATCACGGCAGAGACCGAAGACGGCACCATCATGGGCCTCGCCCACAAGACCCTGCCCATTGCCGGCGTCCAGTTTCATCCCGAAAGCATCGCCTCGGAGCATGGCCACAAGCTGCTCGGCAATTTCCTGACCTCCGCCGGCCTCAACAAGCTCAAGGCCCCGGCAAGTGCGAAGGCCGTGCAGTGA
- a CDS encoding divergent polysaccharide deacetylase family protein, producing the protein MAKRKQKSRKRTPAGRSRRKGAGAAWRGLIGSLAGAGGALRKGTLLFTAGIVLGLAIGLAITLLAPALLQKPPSPMTVAEAPATLPKSTPAASKAKPAAQTPAVAPDFVEKTPATPVPAPSAPADIPAQAEEGAHQSAPDIVLPAEDDAAALPSRSDKEPAAAQWLENSVAVRDPGNRPMITIVLDDVGVAPQHAEMAVALPAPIVLSIMTYAKNSAALAREARAKGHEIMVHMPMQPVNPAVNPGPNALDVGMDGDELLRRIVWGLGRFKGYVGFNNHMGSRFTQDAAGMRIVLQEAKRRGLLFLDSKTIAGSVGDKLAAEMGVTHIARDIFLDDDMSEAAVARQLAAAEAVAIRQGYAVAIGHPHPGTIAVLKRWLPEAKARGFAIVPLTTIIKKREGVAG; encoded by the coding sequence ATGGCAAAGCGCAAGCAAAAGTCCCGCAAGCGGACACCGGCCGGACGATCGCGACGCAAGGGCGCCGGCGCGGCATGGCGGGGGCTGATCGGATCGCTGGCGGGGGCTGGCGGCGCACTGCGCAAGGGCACGCTGCTGTTTACTGCGGGCATTGTCCTTGGCCTTGCTATCGGCTTGGCGATAACGCTCCTGGCGCCGGCCTTGCTGCAGAAACCGCCATCGCCCATGACGGTCGCCGAGGCACCGGCGACGCTGCCCAAATCAACCCCGGCCGCCAGCAAAGCCAAGCCCGCGGCGCAGACCCCCGCGGTCGCCCCAGATTTTGTCGAGAAGACGCCGGCAACGCCGGTTCCGGCGCCGTCCGCGCCTGCCGACATCCCGGCCCAGGCCGAAGAAGGTGCGCATCAATCCGCCCCGGATATCGTGTTGCCGGCCGAGGACGACGCGGCGGCGCTGCCCTCGCGCAGCGACAAGGAACCGGCGGCGGCGCAATGGCTCGAGAACTCGGTCGCGGTCCGGGATCCCGGAAACCGGCCGATGATCACGATCGTGCTCGACGACGTCGGTGTAGCACCTCAGCATGCGGAAATGGCGGTGGCGTTGCCGGCACCCATCGTCCTCTCCATCATGACTTACGCCAAGAATTCGGCGGCACTGGCGCGCGAGGCGCGGGCAAAGGGGCATGAGATCATGGTCCATATGCCGATGCAGCCGGTGAACCCGGCGGTCAATCCCGGACCCAACGCGCTCGATGTCGGCATGGACGGCGACGAATTGCTGCGTCGGATCGTTTGGGGGCTGGGGCGTTTCAAGGGCTATGTCGGGTTCAACAACCACATGGGCAGCCGTTTCACCCAGGACGCCGCCGGCATGCGCATCGTGCTGCAGGAGGCAAAGCGCCGGGGCCTGCTGTTCCTCGATTCAAAGACCATCGCCGGCAGCGTGGGTGACAAGCTGGCGGCTGAGATGGGGGTCACCCATATCGCCCGCGACATTTTCCTCGACGACGATATGAGCGAGGCGGCGGTGGCGCGGCAGTTGGCGGCGGCAGAGGCGGTGGCCATTCGGCAAGGTTATGCCGTGGCGATCGGGCATCCGCATCCAGGTACGATTGCCGTCCTGAAGCGCTGGCTGCCTGAGGCCAAGGCGAGAGGCTTTGCTATCGTGCCCTTGACCACCATCATCAAGAAGCGCGAGGGTGTTGCCGGCTGA
- a CDS encoding GNAT family N-acetyltransferase translates to MQFDHEYYPGVVADIVGAHARYYAQAWSFGMKFEVKVSADLAGFVLNMNRDRDLLLVARRPDERFLGSIAIDGIDHAGRGAHLRWFIVAPEAQRTGLGRQLLDRAIGFCRERDYRHVYLYTFAGLDSARRLYEQTGFTLGEEQDANTWGRPMREQRFDLTLEPAAG, encoded by the coding sequence ATGCAGTTCGACCATGAATATTATCCGGGTGTCGTCGCGGATATCGTTGGTGCCCATGCGCGCTATTATGCCCAGGCATGGTCCTTCGGCATGAAATTCGAGGTCAAGGTATCGGCCGATCTCGCCGGATTCGTGCTCAATATGAACCGTGACCGTGACCTGCTGCTGGTCGCCAGACGGCCGGACGAACGCTTTCTGGGATCGATCGCCATCGACGGCATCGACCATGCAGGGCGGGGCGCACACCTGCGCTGGTTCATCGTGGCACCGGAAGCGCAGCGCACGGGGCTTGGCAGGCAATTGCTCGACCGGGCGATCGGCTTTTGCCGCGAGCGCGACTATCGCCACGTCTATCTCTACACCTTTGCCGGGCTGGACTCGGCGCGGCGCCTTTATGAGCAGACGGGCTTCACGCTGGGTGAAGAGCAGGACGCCAATACCTGGGGTCGCCCCATGCGCGAGCAGCGCTTTGACCTCACGCTTGAACCGGCAGCCGGCTGA
- a CDS encoding PAS domain-containing protein, producing MIVELDIPFDKVTSPLVRAFYQIWDQKRGDRPMPAWADFDPAQMRGLLPNMIVVSIEHDPFRVFYRLIGTKAASFRHELTGRYLDQITEFPDDVRAELAAEYRLACHQRRPTFSRDILTTTFGHAITFSGSIFPLSSDGTTVDRCIAIEDYDGTRPDDIAEADTGKGYGKKAE from the coding sequence ATGATTGTCGAACTCGACATCCCGTTCGACAAAGTGACTTCCCCGCTGGTGCGCGCCTTCTATCAGATCTGGGACCAGAAACGTGGTGATCGGCCAATGCCGGCTTGGGCTGACTTCGACCCGGCCCAAATGCGCGGCCTGTTGCCCAACATGATCGTCGTCTCGATCGAGCATGACCCATTCCGCGTTTTTTACCGCCTGATCGGCACGAAGGCCGCCAGCTTCCGCCACGAATTGACCGGCCGCTATCTGGATCAGATCACCGAATTCCCCGACGACGTGCGCGCGGAATTGGCGGCCGAGTACCGGCTCGCCTGCCACCAGCGGCGACCAACTTTCTCACGGGATATCCTGACCACCACGTTCGGCCATGCGATCACCTTTTCCGGTTCGATTTTTCCCTTGTCGAGCGACGGCACCACGGTCGACCGCTGTATCGCCATCGAGGATTACGACGGCACCCGGCCGGACGACATCGCCGAGGCCGATACCGGCAAGGGATACGGCAAGAAAGCGGAGTGA